One genomic window of Manihot esculenta cultivar AM560-2 chromosome 16, M.esculenta_v8, whole genome shotgun sequence includes the following:
- the LOC110603743 gene encoding vesicle-fusing ATPase yields MAGRFGSAPSTMIVTNTPAADLALTNLAYCSASDLHNFAVPGTKFFMALIGDYFVLSLSPHENIRPGHIALNAIQRRHARVSTGDSISVSRFIPPEDFNLALLTLELEFVKKGTKSEQVDAVLVANQLRKRFINQVMTTGQRVSFEYHGNNYIFTVNQAVVEGREKSNDFERGMISSDTYFVFEASNSSGIKIVNQREAASSNIFRHKEFNLQSLGIGGLSAEFADIFRRAFASRVFPPHVTSKLGIKHVKGMLLYGPPGTGKTLMARQIGKMLNGREPKIVNGPEVLSKFVGETEKNVRDLFADAENDQRTRGDQSDLHVIIFDEIDAICKSRGSTRDGTGVHDSIVNQLLTKIDGVESLNNVLLIGMTNRKDLLDEALLRPGRLEVQVEISLPDENGRLQILQIHTNKMKENSFLAPDVNLQELAARTKNYSGAELEGVVKSAVSFALNRQLSMDDLTKPVDEESIKVTMDDFLHALQEIIPAFGASTDDLERCRLNGMVECGNRHDHIYQRARLLVEQVKVSKGSPLVTCLLEGPSGSGKTALAATVGIDSDFPYVKIVSAESMIGLHESTKCAQIVKVFEDAYKSPLSIIILDDIERLLEYVAIGPRFSNLISQTLLVLLKRLPPKGKKLMVIGTTSEVSFLDSIGICDAFSVTYHVPTLKAEDAKKVLRQLNVFHEDDVDAAAEALNDMPIKKLYMLIEMAAQGEQGGAAEAIYSGKQKIKIAHFYDCLQDVVRY; encoded by the exons ATGGCGGGACGGTTTGGTTCTGCACCGTCGACGATGATCGTGACCAATACTCCGGCGGCCGATCTCGCCCTCACTAACCTTGCCTACTGCTCCGCGTCTGATCTACACAACTTCGCTGTCCCTGGAACCAAGTTCTTCATGGCGTTAATCGGCGACTACTTTGTTCTATCTCTTTC TCCTCACGAAAACATTCGTCCGGGTCATATTGCCCTGAATGCAATTCAACGTCGGCATGCAAGAGTTTCTACTGGAGACTCCATTTCTGTGAGCAG GTTTATCCCTCCTGAAGATTTTAACCTTGCATTGCTGACACTTGAGTTAGAATTTGTGAAGAAGGGCACTAAGAGCGAACAG GTAGATGCTGTTTTAGTGGCTAACCAACTCAGAAAGAGATTTATTAACCAG GTTATGACAACTGGGCAAAGAGTATCGTTTGAGTATCATGGgaacaattatatttttacagTCAATCAAGCTGTTGTAGAGGGCCGAGAGAAATCTAATGATTTTGAAAGAGGGATGATTTCAAGTGACACCTACTTCGTCTTTGAAGCGTCAAATTCAAGTGGCATAAAG ATTGTTAATCAACGTGAAGCGGCCAGTAGCAACATCTTTAGGCATAAGGAGTTTAATCTTCAGTCACTGGGTATAGGTGGCTTAAGTGCTGAGTTTGCAGATATATTTCGAAGAGCTTTTGCCTCTCGAGTTTTTCCACCACATGTGACAAGCAA ATTGGGGATTAAACACGTAAAAGGAATGCTGCTTTATGGGCCTCCTGGTACTGGGAAAACTCTCATGGCTCGTCAAATTGGGAAAATGTTGAACGGGAGAGAACCGAAG ATTGTTAATGGTCCTGAAGTTCTGAGCAAATTTGTTGGTGAAACTGAAAAGAATGTTAGAGACCTGTTTGCTGATGCTGAAAATGATCAGAGGACACGGG GGGACCAAAGTGATTTGCATGTAATAATATTTGATGAGATTGATGCTATATGTAAG TCAAGAGGATCAACAAGAGATGGCACAGGAGTTCATGATAGTATTGTGAACCAGCTACTTACAAAG ATAGACGGTGTGGAGTCTCTAAATAATGTTTTACTCATTGGAATGACCAACAGAAAAGATTTGCTTGATGAAGCACTTTTgag ACCGGGACGCTTGGAGGTTCAAGTTGAAATAAGCCTTCCTGATGAAAATGGTCGTTTGCAAATTCTTCAAATTCATACAAACAAGATGAAGGAGAATTCTTTTCTAGCTCCCGATGTGAACCTTCAAGAGCTTG CTGCTCGGACCAAAAATTACAGTGGGGCAGAACTTGAAGGTGTTGTAAAAAGTGCAGTATCATTTGCGTTGAATAGACAACTAAGTATGGATGATCTAACCAAGCCAGTAGACGAAGAGAGTATCAAAGTTACAATGGATGATTTCCTGCATGCACTCCAGGAAATTATTCCTGCATTTGGGGCCTCCACTGATGATCTTGAGCGATGCAG ACTTAATGGCATGGTGGAATGTGGCAATCGACATGACCATATTTATCAGAGAGCTAGGCTCCTGGTGGAGCAAGTTAAAGTTAGTAAAGGAAGTCCACTCGTCACTTGTCTTCTGGAAGGCCCAAGTGGCAG TGGTAAAACTGCTTTGGCAGCTACTGTTGGCATTGACAGTGATTTTCCATATGTCAAGATA GTCTCAGCTGAATCAATGATTGGCCTTCATGAGAGCACTAAATGTGCACAGATTGTTAAG GTGTTTGAGGATGCATACAAGTCACCACTAAGCATTATAATTCTGGATGACATTGAGAG ACTGCTGGAGTATGTTGCTATTGGGCCACGTTTTTCAAATTTGATTTCTCAGACATTGTTGGTTCTCCTTAAACGTCTTCCTCCAAAG GGAAAGAAACTTATGGTGATAGGGACAACAAGTGAAGTTAGCTTTTTGGATTCAATTGGCATTTGTGATGCTTTCTCTGTCACTTACCATGTTCCCACATTGAAGGCAGAAGATGCAAAGAAG GTATTGCGGCaacttaatgtttttcatgaagATGATGTTGATGCAGCTGCTGAAGCACTTAATGAC ATGCCGATCAAGAAGCTATATATGTTGATTGAGATGGCAGCCCAAGGTGAGCAAGGAGGAGCTGCAGAAGCAATCTACTCTGGCAAACAAAAGATCAAGATTGCTCATTTTTACGATTGCCTTCAAGATGTTGTGCGATACTAA